The following coding sequences lie in one Thermoleophilia bacterium genomic window:
- a CDS encoding NAD(P)H-quinone oxidoreductase has protein sequence MKAIICDRAGGPDVMRMAEVADPVPAPGEVLVRIRATAVNRADILQREGNYPPPEGVSPILGLEAAGEVVAVPTAAAHDLRVGERVMCLLAGGGYAEFVAVPVGHVMRIPDRLSFAEAAAIPEAFLTAHLALIRLGNAGSGDIVLVHAVASGVGTAAAQICAAIGARCIGTSRGPVRAHAADRWGATPVAVRDGSFAPAVRDLTDGHGADVILDLVGAAYWQQNVASLARHGRIVLTGLVGGRRAEVDLGDLFPLQATVIASTLRGRTGPEKTEIVSEFTRWGLPLFDTGVLTPVVDRVLPLDRAADAHRHVAADAAVGKVILWVSG, from the coding sequence GTGAAGGCGATCATCTGCGACCGCGCCGGGGGACCCGATGTTATGCGGATGGCCGAGGTGGCCGACCCCGTCCCCGCACCGGGCGAGGTGCTGGTGCGCATTCGGGCCACGGCGGTCAACCGCGCGGACATCCTCCAACGGGAGGGTAACTACCCCCCACCCGAGGGCGTAAGCCCGATCCTGGGCCTCGAAGCGGCGGGCGAGGTCGTCGCGGTGCCCACGGCCGCGGCACACGACCTGCGGGTTGGCGAGCGGGTCATGTGCCTGCTCGCGGGCGGCGGTTACGCTGAGTTCGTCGCCGTTCCGGTGGGCCACGTCATGCGGATCCCCGACCGCCTGTCGTTCGCGGAGGCCGCCGCAATCCCCGAGGCGTTCCTTACGGCACACCTCGCCCTCATCCGACTCGGGAACGCGGGGTCCGGCGACATCGTGCTGGTACACGCCGTCGCGAGCGGTGTGGGAACGGCGGCCGCCCAGATCTGCGCGGCGATCGGCGCGAGGTGCATCGGCACCTCTCGCGGCCCCGTGCGAGCGCACGCCGCCGACCGCTGGGGAGCGACACCCGTGGCCGTGCGTGACGGATCATTCGCCCCGGCTGTGCGGGACCTGACGGATGGCCATGGTGCCGACGTCATCCTCGATCTCGTGGGTGCCGCGTACTGGCAGCAGAACGTGGCGTCACTCGCACGCCACGGGCGCATCGTTCTCACCGGTCTGGTGGGTGGGCGACGAGCCGAGGTCGACCTCGGGGACCTGTTCCCCCTTCAGGCGACCGTCATCGCATCCACCCTGCGTGGTCGCACCGGGCCCGAGAAGACCGAAATCGTGAGCGAGTTCACCCGATGGGGGCTCCCCCTGTTCGACACGGGAGTCCTCACCCCGGTCGTCGATCGCGTACTGCCTCTGGACCGCGCGGCGGACGCGCACCGGCACGTCGCGGCCGACGCCGCCGTGGGCAAGGTCATCCTGTGGGTCAGCGGCTGA
- the dnaG gene encoding DNA primase, protein MPRIEDHSVDEVRRTADLVELVRGQVQIARRGGRWWGRCPFHDERTPSFCLIPPENRHYYCYGCGATGDSFTWMQEREGASSFMEAVEQLADRFGVALTYEKGSPDDDARRRERERISELLDRACSFYTTTLWLSDEAAPARDYLLGRGFPEDLLRTFRVGWAPSGGNGLAGRAIMGGFSREQLSRAGLARIHGSVAHDFFQGRITFPISDQRGRIQGFGARTLDPNEHAKYVNSPESDRFHKRELLFGIDHARQAAARTGFTVVSEGYTDVLGLRLAGIENAVACMGTALTTAQLRLLARVAPEVRLCFDADRAGEDAALRTVEASRDVPIRLGVVDLPTGTDPGELAADPAGRAVLAAAVGSADPLLPWLVSRRIARTGDAPVDTDRALADLGSLLRGVTESPDKDEAIRRVTALGLSAVLFDRFMRQVQGGGASATPRGTPPTDEVPEPAPASLDEIRERRLLALALAVPDVGPVMLARMQADHLGSPEHREARALIVEGNSGWPSHLAALEGGLRAEAADGGSEAELRDAYLRVEKRALERRMAVVRAAGDDAEYLRLQSMVKRVETALRAGD, encoded by the coding sequence ATGCCGCGCATCGAGGATCACAGCGTCGACGAGGTCCGGCGTACCGCCGACCTCGTGGAACTGGTCCGGGGGCAGGTACAGATCGCCCGCCGCGGCGGACGCTGGTGGGGCCGGTGTCCGTTTCACGACGAGCGCACTCCGTCGTTTTGCCTCATCCCGCCCGAGAACCGCCACTACTACTGCTACGGCTGTGGCGCCACGGGAGATTCGTTCACGTGGATGCAGGAGCGCGAAGGTGCGAGTTCGTTCATGGAGGCCGTCGAACAGTTGGCCGACCGGTTCGGGGTGGCCCTCACCTACGAGAAGGGATCTCCCGATGACGACGCGCGTCGCCGGGAACGGGAGCGGATATCGGAGTTACTTGACCGCGCCTGTTCCTTCTATACCACCACCCTCTGGTTGTCCGACGAAGCGGCACCCGCCCGCGACTACCTCCTCGGCCGAGGGTTCCCGGAGGACCTGTTGCGCACCTTCCGCGTGGGATGGGCACCATCGGGTGGCAACGGGCTCGCCGGTCGCGCGATCATGGGGGGGTTCTCACGGGAGCAACTCAGTCGGGCCGGCCTCGCCCGAATCCACGGCTCCGTGGCTCACGACTTTTTCCAGGGGCGGATCACCTTCCCCATCAGCGATCAGCGCGGTCGGATTCAGGGATTTGGTGCCCGCACACTGGATCCGAACGAACATGCGAAGTACGTCAACTCCCCCGAGTCGGACCGGTTCCACAAGCGGGAGCTCCTGTTCGGCATCGACCATGCGCGCCAGGCGGCTGCCCGAACGGGGTTTACGGTGGTAAGCGAGGGCTACACCGACGTGCTGGGCCTGCGGTTGGCGGGTATCGAGAATGCGGTCGCCTGCATGGGCACGGCCCTCACGACCGCGCAGTTGAGACTTCTCGCCCGGGTCGCCCCCGAGGTGCGCCTGTGCTTCGACGCTGACCGGGCGGGAGAGGATGCCGCTCTCCGCACCGTCGAGGCGTCGCGTGACGTTCCCATCCGCCTCGGTGTCGTCGATCTGCCGACTGGCACCGACCCGGGGGAGTTGGCGGCGGACCCCGCGGGTCGGGCCGTGCTCGCGGCCGCGGTGGGCTCGGCCGACCCGTTGCTCCCGTGGCTTGTCAGTCGGCGCATCGCGCGAACCGGTGACGCCCCCGTCGACACGGATCGGGCGCTCGCGGATCTCGGGTCGCTGCTCCGGGGCGTCACGGAGTCACCCGACAAGGATGAGGCGATCCGGAGGGTGACGGCCCTCGGGCTGTCCGCGGTTCTGTTCGACCGGTTCATGCGCCAGGTACAGGGCGGGGGGGCCAGCGCCACGCCTAGGGGAACACCCCCCACCGATGAGGTACCAGAGCCGGCGCCCGCGTCCCTGGACGAGATCCGGGAGAGGCGCCTGTTGGCCCTCGCTCTGGCGGTCCCGGATGTGGGACCCGTGATGCTTGCGCGTATGCAGGCCGACCATCTGGGTTCCCCGGAGCATCGGGAGGCCCGTGCGCTCATCGTCGAGGGGAACTCTGGGTGGCCCTCGCACCTTGCGGCCCTCGAGGGCGGACTCCGGGCCGAGGCAGCGGACGGCGGCAGCGAGGCCGAACTGCGCGACGCGTACCTCCGCGTTGAGAAGCGCGCCCTGGAGCGCCGCATGGCCGTCGTACGTGCGGCCGGGGACGACGCCGAGTACCTCCGGCTGCAATCAATGGTGAAGCGCGTCGAGACCGCGCTGCGGGCGGGCGACTAG
- a CDS encoding deoxyguanosinetriphosphate triphosphohydrolase, with protein sequence MKEPSLDPRAARAAEATRDIPESPCPLRTAFQRDRDRIIHTKAFRRLKHKTQVFISPEGDHYRTRLTHTLEVSAIGRTVARAMGLNEDLVEAITMGHDLGHAPFGHAGEHALDDFLRESVGRRFLHNEQSVRVVEVIERDGQGLNLTREVRDGIRNHTGDGVPATLEGQIVRLVDRIAYVNHDIDDATRAGIIRPADLPREEIAVLGPTTSARITRLVTDIVETSGAGDVIVQSAEVGEAFRSLRTYMFDFVYLASPAADEARRARYVVQGLVRAYLDDPGLLPLSHEVDLVTRVTDFVSGMTDRYALRVYGDLFIPHEGPL encoded by the coding sequence GTGAAGGAGCCGTCCCTCGATCCACGCGCCGCGCGCGCCGCGGAAGCGACGAGGGACATCCCCGAGTCGCCCTGCCCACTTCGCACCGCATTCCAGCGCGATCGCGACCGCATCATCCACACCAAGGCGTTTCGACGCCTGAAGCACAAGACCCAAGTGTTTATTTCCCCTGAGGGGGATCACTACCGGACGCGGCTCACCCACACGCTCGAAGTCTCGGCCATCGGGCGCACCGTCGCCCGCGCCATGGGGCTCAACGAGGATCTCGTCGAGGCGATCACGATGGGGCACGATCTCGGGCACGCCCCATTCGGGCATGCCGGGGAGCACGCCCTCGACGACTTCCTCCGGGAGTCGGTGGGCCGGCGCTTCCTCCACAACGAGCAGAGCGTGCGCGTCGTGGAGGTGATCGAGCGCGACGGGCAGGGGCTCAACCTCACCCGTGAGGTCCGCGATGGAATCCGCAACCACACCGGCGACGGCGTGCCCGCAACGCTGGAGGGGCAGATCGTTCGCTTGGTTGACCGCATCGCGTACGTCAACCACGACATCGACGACGCCACGCGGGCGGGGATCATTCGCCCCGCCGACCTCCCGCGTGAGGAGATCGCGGTTCTTGGGCCGACCACCTCCGCCCGCATCACCCGGTTGGTCACCGATATCGTGGAGACCTCCGGGGCGGGCGATGTCATCGTACAAAGTGCGGAGGTGGGGGAGGCGTTCCGCTCGCTCCGCACCTACATGTTCGATTTCGTGTATCTGGCCTCCCCGGCGGCTGACGAGGCCCGTCGTGCCCGGTACGTGGTGCAGGGTCTGGTGCGCGCGTACCTCGACGATCCCGGTCTGCTCCCGCTGTCCCACGAGGTGGACCTCGTCACCCGGGTCACCGACTTCGTCTCCGGGATGACCGATCGGTACGCCCTGCGGGTGTACGGCGACCTGTTTATCCCGCATGAAGGGCCCCTCTGA
- a CDS encoding pyruvate, phosphate dikinase — protein MTAASGEKWVYPFSEGSRHMQDLLGGKGANVAEMTRLGLPVPPGFTIATTACIAYLRDGRTLPDGLDEQVDFALTELGAGTVLGDPAGPLLVSVRSGARDSMPGMMDTILNLGLTDASVEGLAAITGNPRFAYDSYRRLIQMYGDVVCGVDRHHFELAIGELKSATGAVNDVDLSADDLRGLVATFKTIFREHAGSAFPQDPRGQLQGAIRAVFESWENRRAYDYRRLNGIPHDLGTAVTVQRMVFGNAGERSGTGVAFTRNNVTGESGRPFGDFLMNAQGEDVVAGIRTPRPLDELEQVLPEAFRELMDTMALLETTYRDMQDVEFTIEDGRLYMLQTRSGKRGALARLRIAADMVDEGLVTEDEALDRLIDPSQIPQMLLPQFDPTRAGPAIARGVNASPGAAVGAIVLSADEAERRGGAGEKVILVRDETTPDDLHGMIAAQGIVTARGGRTSHAAIVAVGMGRPAVCGVPGLEFDNSRTVRFGDRVFVEGDIITIDGSSGQVFGGEVALIAPDPANPYLVRVLEWADRVRVLRVRTNADTPDDARRARAFGAEGIGLCRTEHMFFSEDRAPIVQAMIMSDDASERTRLLARLRPFQVDDFTGIFREMRGLPVTIRLLDPPLHEFLPSVTDLTLRVEAARRAGIEDPDLEAQLARVSQLHEANPMLGTRGVRLGLQYPEIYSMQASAIMTAAVAVRDETGEPPIVEIMIPLVAFREEFRRARRIVVDAVEVVLEQAGGQRVDYLVGTMIELPRAALTADQVAQDAAFFSFGTNDLTQTTLGFSRDDAEGRFLTRYLDDNVLSSNPFETLDVDGVGRLIRIASEGARSVRPGIKLGICGEHGGDPASIAFCHAVGVDYVSCSPFRVQVARLAAGQAAIRGAHGDGA, from the coding sequence GTGACCGCCGCCTCCGGGGAGAAGTGGGTGTACCCCTTCTCGGAGGGATCGCGGCACATGCAGGATCTCCTCGGCGGGAAGGGCGCGAACGTCGCCGAAATGACCCGTCTCGGGCTCCCTGTTCCGCCCGGATTCACGATTGCCACGACGGCGTGCATCGCATACCTCCGTGACGGCCGGACGCTCCCGGACGGTCTCGACGAGCAGGTCGATTTCGCGCTCACGGAACTCGGTGCGGGCACGGTGCTCGGCGACCCGGCGGGGCCCCTGCTCGTGTCCGTACGCAGTGGGGCGCGTGACTCGATGCCCGGAATGATGGACACCATCCTCAATCTCGGTCTGACCGACGCGAGCGTCGAGGGCCTGGCGGCCATCACGGGAAACCCCCGGTTCGCCTACGACTCCTACCGGCGGCTCATCCAGATGTACGGGGACGTGGTCTGCGGGGTGGACCGGCACCACTTCGAACTGGCGATCGGCGAGCTCAAGTCGGCCACCGGCGCGGTGAATGACGTGGACCTCAGCGCCGACGACCTCCGTGGTCTGGTGGCGACCTTCAAGACCATTTTCCGGGAGCACGCGGGGTCGGCCTTCCCTCAGGACCCCCGTGGGCAACTTCAGGGGGCCATTCGCGCCGTGTTTGAGAGTTGGGAGAACCGGCGCGCCTACGACTACCGCAGGCTCAACGGGATCCCCCACGACCTCGGAACCGCCGTTACGGTCCAGCGCATGGTGTTCGGGAACGCGGGGGAGCGGTCCGGCACCGGGGTGGCGTTCACGCGAAACAACGTGACCGGTGAGAGCGGAAGGCCCTTTGGGGACTTCCTTATGAATGCCCAAGGCGAGGACGTCGTCGCCGGCATCCGTACCCCCCGCCCCCTGGACGAACTGGAACAGGTGCTGCCGGAGGCGTTCCGCGAGCTCATGGACACCATGGCCCTGCTCGAGACCACCTATCGCGACATGCAGGACGTCGAGTTCACCATTGAGGACGGGCGCCTGTACATGTTGCAGACCCGCAGCGGCAAGCGCGGGGCGTTGGCGCGGCTCCGCATCGCGGCGGACATGGTGGACGAGGGGCTCGTCACCGAGGATGAGGCGCTGGACCGCCTCATCGACCCGTCCCAGATTCCGCAGATGCTTCTGCCCCAATTCGACCCCACCCGGGCCGGTCCGGCAATCGCACGTGGCGTCAACGCGTCACCGGGCGCCGCCGTCGGCGCAATCGTCTTGTCCGCCGACGAGGCGGAACGGCGGGGAGGGGCCGGGGAGAAGGTGATCCTCGTTCGCGACGAGACGACCCCGGACGACCTCCACGGGATGATCGCTGCGCAGGGCATCGTTACGGCGCGTGGTGGCAGAACGAGCCACGCCGCCATCGTCGCCGTGGGCATGGGGCGCCCCGCGGTGTGCGGGGTCCCGGGTCTTGAGTTCGACAACTCAAGGACTGTCCGCTTCGGCGACCGGGTGTTCGTCGAAGGGGACATCATCACGATCGACGGATCATCCGGACAGGTGTTCGGAGGCGAGGTGGCGCTCATCGCGCCTGATCCCGCCAACCCGTATCTGGTCCGCGTGCTCGAGTGGGCCGATCGTGTGCGGGTGCTTCGCGTGCGTACAAACGCGGACACGCCGGACGACGCACGGCGCGCCCGCGCCTTCGGTGCCGAGGGCATCGGGCTCTGCCGCACCGAGCACATGTTCTTCAGTGAGGACCGTGCGCCGATCGTGCAGGCGATGATCATGAGCGACGACGCGTCGGAACGGACGCGCCTGCTCGCGCGTCTCCGCCCATTCCAGGTGGACGACTTCACCGGAATCTTCCGGGAAATGCGTGGCCTGCCGGTGACGATCCGCCTCCTCGATCCGCCCCTCCACGAGTTCCTGCCGAGTGTCACCGATCTCACGCTGCGCGTCGAGGCCGCACGGCGAGCCGGAATCGAGGACCCCGACCTCGAGGCCCAGCTCGCGCGGGTGAGCCAGTTGCATGAGGCCAACCCCATGCTCGGCACGCGCGGCGTACGCCTCGGACTCCAGTACCCGGAGATCTATTCGATGCAGGCATCGGCGATAATGACGGCGGCGGTTGCCGTGCGGGATGAGACGGGGGAGCCCCCGATCGTCGAGATCATGATCCCGCTGGTGGCGTTCCGCGAGGAGTTCCGACGGGCGCGACGGATCGTGGTGGACGCCGTGGAGGTCGTGCTCGAGCAGGCCGGTGGCCAACGAGTGGACTACCTCGTCGGAACCATGATCGAGTTGCCCCGGGCGGCGCTCACCGCCGATCAGGTGGCACAGGATGCCGCCTTTTTCTCGTTCGGCACCAACGACCTGACCCAGACCACTCTCGGCTTCTCACGGGATGACGCCGAAGGGCGCTTCCTTACGCGCTACCTCGACGACAACGTGCTGTCGAGCAACCCCTTCGAGACCCTCGACGTGGACGGGGTGGGACGTCTCATCCGCATCGCGTCCGAGGGCGCTCGATCGGTACGTCCCGGCATCAAGTTGGGGATTTGTGGTGAACATGGCGGCGATCCGGCCTCCATCGCGTTCTGCCACGCTGTGGGCGTGGACTACGTGTCGTGCTCGCCCTTTCGGGTTCAGGTGGCACGCTTGGCGGCGGGCCAAGCGGCCATCCGAGGGGCACATGGCGACGGGGCGTAG
- a CDS encoding glycine--tRNA ligase subunit beta: protein MARIRRPMSDLLIELGCEELPSSACREAIAQAPGLLDAALAALHLTGDGAIVWVAPRRIAVFAGDVADRQSGGAESVRGPAASAAFGPDGAPTPAATGFARSQGVAVADLSVRDDPQTGRAFVHAERVAESALLVDLVPEIATRVLEGLRFGKTMRWGDGRGLRFSRPVRWITAKVGSHTVTFEVAGIPAAGTSRGHRFLGGPVDIAEASGYRDALRASCVVADHGERRDLIITGLDRAARAVDASWRDPSGKIEEVVHLVEWPSIITGQIPEDHLRLPERVVVTAMQSHQRYMPLYGPDGALLPLFLAVSNGDPAHAETIVRGNEDVLHARLKDAAFSYDRDVAAGLADLDSRLDDIVFHARLGTLAAKRDRLVEGTRDIARAVGSDAAVCAIAESAARLAKVDQGAILVAEFSELQGFAASHYARLAGRTDAVADAIAEQYLPEGPGSPIPTSEAGALLATAEKVDNLVGAFLIGEVPSGSKDPYGLRRAAAGLVRVFLDRGWDLDLARVLTAAMQRLRAQGADLVVSDDDARGDLVGFIHDRLVYHLGQEGIAADAVRSAIAVDPGGLATVAAWARALDSHRDSLARAGMAANRCRRIVQSSTSESGPFVSAGDPDEDALAVALELAEAQIVSARATGDAMAAIGTAGDLGDPVDRFFEVVMVNADDPAARERRHALVRRTGDVYGQVADFSILVLGGGE from the coding sequence ATGGCGCGGATACGACGACCAATGTCTGATCTTCTCATCGAGCTCGGGTGCGAGGAACTCCCGTCCAGTGCATGCCGTGAGGCCATCGCACAGGCACCTGGTCTGCTGGACGCCGCACTCGCCGCCCTCCACCTGACCGGTGACGGTGCGATCGTGTGGGTCGCCCCCCGTCGCATCGCGGTCTTCGCCGGGGATGTCGCGGACCGCCAGAGCGGCGGCGCAGAGTCGGTTCGGGGCCCGGCGGCGTCGGCCGCGTTTGGTCCCGATGGCGCACCCACCCCCGCCGCAACAGGATTCGCTCGGAGTCAGGGTGTTGCCGTCGCCGATCTGTCGGTGAGAGACGATCCCCAGACCGGTCGGGCGTTCGTCCATGCTGAACGGGTCGCAGAGAGTGCCCTCCTTGTGGATCTGGTCCCCGAGATCGCCACGCGTGTGCTTGAGGGCCTTCGGTTTGGCAAGACCATGCGGTGGGGCGATGGACGCGGCCTGCGCTTCTCCCGTCCGGTGCGCTGGATCACCGCGAAGGTGGGATCACACACGGTGACGTTCGAGGTGGCGGGAATCCCGGCTGCAGGCACGAGCCGGGGTCACCGATTTCTTGGCGGCCCCGTGGATATCGCGGAGGCGTCCGGGTACCGCGACGCGCTGCGTGCATCGTGCGTGGTGGCCGACCACGGTGAACGCCGGGACCTGATCATCACGGGGCTCGACCGGGCCGCCCGCGCGGTCGACGCGTCCTGGCGCGATCCGTCCGGCAAGATCGAGGAGGTCGTCCACCTCGTCGAGTGGCCGAGCATCATCACCGGGCAGATCCCGGAGGACCACCTGCGACTCCCGGAACGCGTCGTGGTCACCGCGATGCAGAGCCACCAGCGCTACATGCCGCTCTACGGACCCGACGGTGCCCTTCTGCCGCTGTTCCTTGCGGTGTCCAACGGTGATCCAGCACACGCCGAGACCATTGTGCGCGGCAACGAGGACGTTCTTCACGCACGCCTCAAGGACGCGGCTTTCTCGTACGACCGGGATGTCGCGGCGGGCCTCGCCGACCTTGACTCCCGCCTCGACGACATCGTGTTCCACGCTCGCCTCGGCACCCTCGCCGCCAAGCGCGACCGTCTCGTGGAGGGCACTCGCGACATTGCGCGCGCGGTGGGATCCGATGCCGCCGTCTGTGCCATCGCCGAGTCGGCCGCCCGACTGGCGAAGGTGGACCAGGGCGCCATCCTCGTGGCGGAGTTCAGCGAACTGCAGGGGTTCGCTGCGTCGCACTACGCGCGCCTCGCCGGGCGCACAGACGCCGTGGCCGACGCGATCGCCGAGCAGTATCTCCCGGAGGGTCCGGGTTCGCCCATCCCGACCAGTGAGGCCGGCGCCCTTCTCGCGACCGCCGAGAAGGTGGACAACCTCGTGGGGGCGTTCCTTATCGGGGAGGTCCCCTCCGGGTCAAAGGACCCCTACGGGCTCCGCCGTGCGGCGGCCGGTCTCGTGCGGGTGTTCTTGGATCGCGGCTGGGATCTCGATCTGGCCCGCGTGCTCACGGCCGCGATGCAGCGGCTTCGCGCCCAGGGCGCGGATCTCGTGGTGTCGGACGACGACGCCCGTGGTGACCTAGTCGGCTTTATCCATGATCGCCTCGTCTATCACCTCGGGCAGGAGGGAATCGCGGCGGACGCCGTGCGGTCCGCCATCGCCGTGGATCCCGGTGGCCTCGCCACCGTGGCCGCATGGGCCCGCGCGCTGGATTCTCACCGCGACTCCCTCGCCCGCGCCGGAATGGCCGCCAACCGGTGTCGGCGCATCGTCCAGAGTTCAACGTCTGAGTCCGGTCCCTTCGTGTCGGCCGGCGACCCGGACGAAGATGCCCTAGCCGTCGCTCTGGAACTCGCCGAAGCGCAGATCGTGTCGGCGCGGGCCACCGGGGATGCGATGGCGGCGATCGGTACGGCCGGCGACCTTGGTGATCCCGTTGACCGGTTCTTCGAGGTGGTGATGGTGAACGCCGACGACCCCGCAGCGCGCGAGCGGCGTCATGCACTCGTCCGACGGACCGGTGACGTATACGGGCAGGTCGCGGACTTCTCGATTCTGGTACTCGGCGGCGGGGAGTGA
- a CDS encoding glycine--tRNA ligase subunit alpha, whose product MCGTGAGSRNLTPARRRLSQRFPPGRRGPWRLCCPPVPSPSFQQIILDLHAYWASRGCSLMHPYHTEVGAGTFNPATLLRSLGPDPWRVAYVEPSIRPTDGRYGENPFRLQHYFQYQVLLKPSPDDVQDLYLGSLTALGLDPRVHDVRFVEDDWEGPTLGAWGLGWEVWLDGMEITQFTYFQQAGGVDLAPISVELTYGLERIAMYLQGVRSVYDLQWSPGVTYGDVYQENERQWSAFNFTVADTATLFRHFDDHEAECVRCLDAGLVLPAYDQVLKCSHSFNLLDARGVISVTERGSYIWRVRALAARCAEAWLARDGADTTTNV is encoded by the coding sequence ATGTGTGGTACGGGTGCCGGATCGCGGAACCTCACTCCAGCCCGGAGACGCCTTTCCCAACGTTTCCCACCGGGTCGGCGCGGGCCATGGCGACTATGCTGCCCGCCGGTGCCGAGCCCCAGCTTCCAGCAGATCATCTTGGACCTCCACGCCTACTGGGCGTCACGGGGATGCTCTCTTATGCACCCCTACCACACGGAGGTCGGCGCGGGGACCTTCAATCCGGCCACGCTCCTCCGGAGTCTCGGACCCGACCCGTGGCGCGTCGCGTACGTGGAGCCGTCGATCCGACCTACCGACGGCCGTTACGGCGAGAACCCGTTCCGGCTGCAGCACTACTTCCAGTATCAGGTCCTCCTCAAGCCCTCTCCCGACGACGTGCAGGATCTGTACCTCGGTTCGCTGACCGCCCTCGGTCTGGACCCCAGGGTCCATGACGTTCGATTTGTGGAGGACGACTGGGAGGGACCCACGCTCGGGGCGTGGGGACTCGGGTGGGAGGTGTGGCTCGACGGGATGGAGATCACGCAGTTCACCTACTTCCAACAAGCGGGCGGGGTGGATCTGGCCCCGATCTCGGTCGAACTCACCTACGGCCTCGAGCGAATCGCCATGTACCTGCAGGGAGTGCGATCGGTGTACGACCTGCAGTGGAGCCCCGGCGTCACGTACGGCGACGTGTACCAAGAGAACGAGCGCCAATGGAGCGCGTTCAACTTCACGGTGGCGGATACGGCGACGTTGTTCCGGCACTTCGACGACCACGAAGCTGAGTGCGTGCGCTGCCTCGACGCCGGGCTCGTGCTGCCCGCCTACGATCAGGTACTCAAGTGCAGCCATTCCTTTAATCTGCTCGACGCCCGTGGGGTCATCAGCGTGACGGAGAGGGGGTCGTACATCTGGCGCGTGCGGGCACTCGCCGCCCGGTGCGCCGAGGCGTGGCTTGCGCGGGATGGCGCGGATACGACGACCAATGTCTGA
- a CDS encoding peptidylprolyl isomerase, with the protein MPELPPPADTDRNYVAVFDTSAGEIRCELFAADSPQTVGNFVGLAEAGYYDGLIFHRIIPNFMIQGGCPDGRGTGGPGYNFADEFNAHALVKGSLAMANAGRNTNGSQFFIVTAEATPWLDGKHTNFGRVVGGQDVVDALGATATGANDKPVQDQRLNSITIEVS; encoded by the coding sequence ATGCCCGAGCTGCCGCCCCCTGCCGATACCGACCGGAACTACGTCGCCGTGTTCGACACCTCCGCCGGTGAGATCCGATGCGAGCTGTTTGCCGCTGACTCCCCGCAAACCGTGGGGAACTTTGTCGGCCTCGCCGAGGCGGGCTACTACGACGGCCTGATCTTCCACCGCATCATCCCGAACTTCATGATCCAAGGCGGATGCCCCGACGGTCGCGGAACCGGTGGACCCGGCTACAACTTCGCCGACGAGTTCAACGCCCACGCGCTGGTCAAAGGGAGCCTCGCCATGGCGAACGCCGGTCGGAACACCAACGGGTCCCAGTTCTTCATCGTCACCGCCGAGGCCACTCCGTGGCTCGACGGGAAGCACACCAACTTCGGTCGCGTCGTCGGTGGTCAGGACGTGGTGGACGCGCTCGGTGCGACTGCCACCGGCGCGAACGACAAGCCGGTTCAGGACCAGCGGCTCAACTCGATCACGATCGAGGTCTCCTAG